A genomic window from Sulfurimonas sp. hsl 1-7 includes:
- a CDS encoding 3'-5' exonuclease: MAKYIILDTETTGTDELDRIIQLGYLVLGGKEIEVYNEFCSSDIEIKYPAMEVHGITPEMIAGKPRCTEMGSYQKLLELNTPDNYMIIHNAPFDIGMLQKEGFNLQMKLIDTLRVAKHVFEDEEAHRLQYFRYKMGLYKQEKQEADALGIEVKAHDAIGDVLVLKLFLTELRKAVQAKFPNENPVEKMVALTKEPILVKVFRFGKYRGRMLQEVAAEDPQYLRWMLKSMENLDEDMRYSINFYLGD, translated from the coding sequence ATGGCAAAATATATAATACTAGATACGGAAACAACAGGGACAGACGAACTCGATAGAATAATTCAGCTAGGATACTTAGTACTAGGCGGCAAAGAGATAGAGGTTTATAACGAGTTTTGTTCAAGCGATATAGAGATCAAATACCCTGCAATGGAGGTTCACGGCATCACTCCCGAGATGATCGCAGGTAAACCGAGATGTACGGAGATGGGCTCGTACCAAAAACTGCTAGAGCTCAATACTCCAGATAACTACATGATCATCCACAACGCCCCTTTTGACATTGGAATGCTTCAAAAAGAGGGTTTTAATCTACAGATGAAACTGATCGATACTCTTCGTGTGGCTAAACACGTCTTTGAGGATGAAGAGGCACACAGACTTCAGTACTTCCGCTATAAAATGGGACTTTACAAACAGGAAAAACAAGAAGCGGATGCTTTAGGAATCGAAGTAAAAGCGCACGATGCGATCGGAGATGTTTTGGTACTAAAACTCTTTTTAACTGAACTTAGAAAAGCTGTTCAAGCAAAATTTCCAAACGAAAATCCTGTTGAGAAGATGGTAGCGCTTACAAAAGAGCCTATACTTGTAAAAGTGTTCCGTTTTGGAAAATACAGAGGGAGAATGCTTCAAGAGGTAGCCGCTGAAGATCCGCAGTATCTTCGCTGGATGCTAAAAAGTATGGAAAATCTTGATGAGGATATGAGATACTCTATTAATTTTTATCTAGGAGATTAA
- a CDS encoding Na+/H+ antiporter NhaC family protein — translation MFGAIFLGVFIINDFSIVTTFSGVATLFITLLSKGWILKTLGFAILVGSIMEILERSGAIASFVKYMTEKRSIVNSPRSALMISYIIGVVIFIESSITSLIAGAVGKPLCDREKVSRAKLAYVCDSTSAPISSLILFNGWGALLLGLIMTQVESGIIAGDSVSLLIHAVVFNFYSISALIVTFVVIWFGLYTKRMEASQVYKPSTAHISTSGASVWNMLLPILFLVFSVFGFLYLTGDGNILKGSGSSSIFYTTISTMVFMLLLYVVLQKMSFKHYLRASYIGGKKLFPIAMVLLFAFGIGEVTSDLKTGIYLASFASENISISLLAAVIFVLSGIIAFSTGTSWGTFSIMIPIAVPMAVALDGDVALVIGAVISGGVFGDHCSPISDTTIISSLASGCDVVEHVNTQLPYALLSALIALVFFILFSL, via the coding sequence TTGTTTGGTGCGATCTTCTTAGGTGTATTTATTATAAACGACTTCTCTATCGTTACAACTTTTAGTGGGGTTGCGACACTTTTTATTACTCTACTCTCAAAAGGGTGGATACTTAAAACTTTAGGGTTTGCAATCCTTGTGGGAAGTATTATGGAGATACTTGAGCGCTCAGGGGCAATTGCCTCTTTTGTAAAGTATATGACGGAGAAACGCTCCATAGTAAACTCCCCTCGATCGGCCTTGATGATAAGTTATATTATAGGGGTTGTCATTTTTATAGAATCCTCTATAACATCACTTATAGCCGGTGCGGTAGGAAAACCTTTGTGTGACAGAGAAAAGGTGAGCCGTGCAAAGCTGGCATATGTATGCGATTCAACATCTGCACCCATTAGCTCGCTTATACTTTTTAACGGCTGGGGTGCTTTGCTTTTAGGGCTTATTATGACACAAGTTGAAAGCGGCATCATCGCAGGTGACAGCGTTTCACTTTTGATCCATGCAGTGGTGTTTAACTTCTATTCTATCAGCGCACTGATCGTAACTTTTGTAGTGATCTGGTTTGGACTTTATACAAAAAGGATGGAAGCATCGCAAGTATATAAACCAAGCACTGCACACATATCTACAAGCGGTGCAAGTGTGTGGAATATGCTTTTGCCGATTTTGTTCTTGGTGTTCTCGGTATTTGGCTTTTTATATCTCACGGGGGATGGCAACATTTTAAAAGGGAGCGGTTCTAGTTCCATTTTTTATACTACCATCTCAACTATGGTGTTTATGTTGCTGCTTTATGTCGTACTTCAAAAGATGAGTTTTAAACACTATCTCAGAGCCTCTTATATTGGAGGGAAAAAACTGTTTCCGATTGCCATGGTACTTCTGTTTGCATTTGGAATAGGCGAGGTGACAAGTGATCTAAAAACGGGTATCTATCTTGCCTCTTTTGCAAGTGAAAATATCAGTATATCGTTACTCGCAGCTGTGATCTTTGTACTCAGCGGGATTATCGCTTTCTCAACTGGGACAAGCTGGGGGACGTTTTCTATTATGATCCCGATCGCAGTCCCTATGGCTGTAGCACTTGACGGAGACGTGGCTTTGGTTATAGGTGCAGTTATAAGTGGCGGGGTTTTTGGAGATCACTGTTCACCCATTTCGGATACTACGATCATCTCCTCGCTTGCAAGCGGGTGTGATGTTGTTGAACACGTCAATACACAACTTCCCTATGCGCTGTTAAGTGCTTTGATCGCATTGGTGTTTTTTATACTCTTCTCATTATAA
- a CDS encoding acyl-CoA acyltransferase, with protein MGIQIKQATVDDVKFLAQMILKSSRAGKKTGLFDFLFEMKPADEILGKLEQLTQTESKSHCHYKNFLIAQIDGKSVGTLCSYEPRISNKDTFIKALQEIGCCEDANTILEAFYDCHFDVRKSTLMFDFMEELDGFVDVGVLKSLMQKSLLTARLKGYRRAQTIIEIGSLETELFYKKLGFKFIEQKECESYRETFGRNGIMLFEIEF; from the coding sequence ATGGGTATACAGATAAAACAAGCTACAGTTGATGATGTAAAGTTCCTTGCTCAAATGATATTGAAAAGTTCTCGTGCAGGTAAAAAGACGGGTCTTTTTGACTTCTTGTTTGAGATGAAACCTGCAGATGAAATACTGGGTAAACTGGAACAACTTACACAAACGGAGTCGAAAAGTCATTGCCATTATAAAAATTTCCTAATAGCTCAAATAGATGGGAAAAGCGTAGGGACACTCTGTAGTTATGAACCCAGAATATCTAATAAAGATACATTTATAAAAGCTTTACAAGAGATAGGATGTTGCGAAGATGCAAATACTATTTTAGAAGCTTTTTACGATTGTCATTTCGATGTAAGAAAAAGTACATTGATGTTTGACTTTATGGAAGAGTTAGACGGTTTTGTAGATGTGGGGGTTTTAAAGTCTTTAATGCAAAAGTCACTTTTAACTGCACGCCTTAAAGGGTATAGAAGAGCACAGACTATTATAGAGATCGGTTCGCTTGAAACTGAACTTTTTTACAAAAAACTCGGATTTAAATTCATCGAGCAAAAAGAGTGTGAAAGTTATAGAGAAACATTCGGTCGTAACGGGATCATGCTTTTTGAGATAGAGTTTTAG
- a CDS encoding L,D-transpeptidase family protein — translation MIKVFLIVISFCSLLFSSSQILLVVADDFNASKAQLRAYEDDKLVFKNIDVNLGKNGLGWGLGIITIPHKSDEPIKIEGDKKAPAGIFKLGSAFGYEKNLSLNLPYLYADENLICVDDSDSNYYNRFLNFKDGVKSFEYMKRKDNQYKYGIVVLHNNEQLKKRGSCIFIHIEKAKDAPTVGCTSMNENKLLKVMKWLDKDKNPILIQVPKVYLEEVYKLYPELKEDY, via the coding sequence ATGATAAAAGTTTTCTTAATTGTTATAAGTTTCTGTTCACTACTGTTTTCCTCATCCCAAATACTCCTTGTAGTTGCCGATGATTTCAATGCTTCAAAGGCGCAGCTTAGGGCTTATGAAGATGATAAACTGGTCTTTAAAAACATAGATGTTAACCTTGGAAAGAATGGTTTGGGTTGGGGACTGGGAATTATCACAATTCCCCATAAAAGTGATGAACCGATAAAAATAGAGGGTGATAAGAAAGCCCCGGCAGGTATTTTTAAACTCGGTTCTGCATTTGGCTACGAGAAAAACCTTTCTCTAAATCTTCCGTATCTTTATGCGGATGAAAACCTAATTTGTGTCGATGATAGCGATTCAAACTATTACAATAGATTTTTAAACTTCAAAGATGGGGTCAAAAGTTTTGAGTATATGAAGCGTAAAGACAATCAATACAAATACGGGATAGTTGTCCTTCATAACAACGAGCAGCTAAAAAAAAGAGGTTCTTGTATATTTATCCATATAGAAAAAGCAAAAGATGCACCAACGGTTGGATGTACATCAATGAATGAAAATAAGCTGTTAAAAGTTATGAAGTGGTTAGATAAGGATAAAAATCCGATACTTATACAAGTACCGAAAGTTTATCTAGAAGAGGTTTATAAACTCTATCCTGAGCTAAAAGAGGATTATTAA
- the argS gene encoding arginine--tRNA ligase translates to MKQRVSQILRDKLGREVVLEKPRDRSFGHFATPIAFSLAKELRKSPMMIAEDLATSFEEHDEFSAVESVKGYLNFRLSENFLAEYASWALENPSEFATQEKNQKVLLEFVSANPTGPLHIGHARGAVYGDTLYRLAKHLGYDITAEYYVNDAGNQIDLLGLSIQLYARENLLGEDVEYPEAYYRGEYLEGLANGAEAKFGREIFTDESRQKELAMWAKDEVMKIIVADLGDTNIKFDTFVYESTLYDDWDRVMAKMGEGVYEKDGKTWIASEAKGDEKDRVVVREDGRPTYLAGDIVYHNQKFERGYEHYINIWGADHHGYIARVKSAIEYLGYDSEKLEVLLSQMVSLLKDGEPYKMSKRAGNVILMSDIVEEIGADALRFIFASKKSDTALEFDLSEFKKQDSSNPIFYIQYAHARIKTLLEKAEVSAEDIANASLKNLGENADTLLFDALLLPEVIEDAFNSRQIQKLPDYLKALAASLHKFYYDVRIIGTEDEAKLLKLLSVVALSIKTGLGLMGIEAKDKMSKEED, encoded by the coding sequence TTGAAGCAACGTGTATCACAGATACTTCGCGACAAACTTGGTCGTGAAGTTGTTTTAGAAAAACCGCGTGACCGCTCTTTTGGTCATTTTGCAACTCCAATAGCTTTTTCATTAGCAAAAGAACTTAGAAAATCTCCAATGATGATCGCAGAAGATCTGGCAACTTCATTTGAAGAGCATGATGAGTTTAGTGCAGTAGAATCTGTAAAAGGGTACTTAAACTTCCGTTTAAGTGAAAACTTTTTAGCTGAGTATGCATCATGGGCACTTGAAAATCCGAGTGAATTTGCAACTCAAGAGAAAAACCAAAAGGTACTTTTAGAGTTCGTATCGGCTAATCCTACGGGTCCATTACACATTGGTCATGCTCGTGGTGCCGTATATGGCGATACTTTGTACCGTCTTGCAAAACACCTTGGTTATGACATTACTGCCGAGTACTATGTTAACGATGCCGGAAATCAGATAGATTTACTTGGTCTTTCTATTCAGCTTTATGCTAGAGAAAACCTTTTAGGTGAAGATGTCGAGTACCCTGAAGCGTATTATCGCGGAGAGTATTTAGAAGGTTTAGCTAACGGTGCAGAAGCGAAGTTTGGTCGTGAAATCTTTACGGATGAATCACGTCAAAAAGAGCTTGCAATGTGGGCTAAAGATGAAGTTATGAAGATCATCGTAGCAGACCTTGGCGATACTAACATCAAATTCGATACTTTTGTATACGAGTCAACACTTTATGATGACTGGGACAGAGTAATGGCTAAGATGGGCGAAGGTGTTTACGAAAAAGATGGTAAAACATGGATCGCATCAGAAGCTAAAGGTGATGAGAAAGATAGAGTTGTAGTTCGTGAAGACGGACGCCCAACTTATCTTGCCGGAGATATTGTGTACCACAACCAAAAATTTGAGCGTGGATATGAGCACTATATCAATATCTGGGGAGCTGATCACCACGGATATATTGCACGTGTAAAATCTGCAATTGAATATCTTGGATACGATAGTGAAAAACTTGAAGTATTACTTTCTCAAATGGTAAGTCTACTTAAAGACGGTGAGCCGTACAAGATGAGTAAACGTGCAGGTAACGTAATACTTATGAGCGATATCGTTGAAGAGATTGGTGCCGATGCACTGAGATTTATCTTCGCAAGCAAGAAAAGTGATACGGCTTTAGAATTTGACTTAAGCGAATTCAAAAAGCAAGATAGTTCAAACCCTATCTTTTATATCCAATATGCTCATGCCAGAATCAAAACGCTATTAGAAAAAGCGGAAGTTTCAGCTGAAGATATTGCGAATGCAAGTCTGAAAAATTTAGGTGAAAATGCAGATACACTTCTTTTTGATGCACTGCTTTTACCTGAGGTGATCGAAGATGCCTTTAATTCTCGTCAGATACAAAAACTGCCGGATTATTTAAAAGCACTTGCAGCATCACTTCACAAGTTCTACTATGATGTTCGCATCATTGGAACTGAAGATGAAGCAAAACTTCTTAAACTTCTCTCAGTAGTAGCTCTTAGTATCAAAACTGGTCTAGGACTAATGGGAATCGAAGCAAAAGACAAAATGAGCAAAGAGGAGGATTAA
- a CDS encoding Sec-independent protein translocase subunit TatA/TatB, with protein sequence MGMPSGTELLLIFGIIVLLFGAKKIPDLAKGLGKGIKNFKDEMKDVNEEVASNEPKKVEGDTTEVASKTEEAPKNTTQA encoded by the coding sequence ATGGGTATGCCAAGTGGAACAGAGTTACTACTGATATTTGGAATTATCGTACTTTTATTTGGAGCTAAAAAAATACCTGATTTAGCTAAAGGTTTAGGAAAAGGTATTAAAAACTTTAAAGACGAGATGAAAGATGTGAACGAAGAAGTAGCATCTAACGAGCCTAAAAAAGTTGAAGGTGATACTACTGAAGTAGCATCTAAAACTGAAGAAGCTCCAAAAAATACTACACAAGCGTAA
- the gmk gene encoding guanylate kinase, translated as MSSINGAVLVLSGPSGAGKSSLINEIFDELGNCYFSISTTTRPMREGEEDGVHYHFVDEEEFKKDIEEDNFLEYAVVHGNYYGTSLKPVKKALSEGKLVIFDIDVQGNTAVNNRLGDITTSVFITPPTLSELEKRLRNRSTDEEEVIERRIKMAKKEIQRVSEYDYLLINDDLKVAAEKLLLIAKTARFKEANEEINEFVQKWEDI; from the coding sequence ATGAGTAGTATAAACGGTGCGGTGTTAGTACTTTCAGGACCAAGCGGTGCTGGAAAAAGTTCTTTGATCAATGAGATCTTTGATGAGTTGGGAAATTGTTATTTTTCGATCTCAACAACTACTCGTCCAATGAGAGAAGGGGAAGAGGATGGTGTTCATTACCATTTCGTAGATGAAGAGGAGTTCAAAAAAGATATCGAAGAGGATAACTTTTTAGAGTATGCAGTAGTACACGGAAACTACTACGGAACTTCTTTAAAACCTGTAAAAAAAGCACTCTCAGAAGGAAAATTAGTAATTTTCGATATAGATGTACAGGGAAATACTGCGGTAAATAACCGTCTAGGTGACATCACGACATCTGTATTTATTACACCGCCGACTTTGAGTGAACTTGAAAAAAGACTTCGTAACCGTTCAACAGACGAAGAGGAAGTGATTGAACGCCGTATTAAGATGGCAAAAAAAGAGATTCAGCGTGTAAGTGAGTACGATTATCTTCTTATTAACGATGATCTCAAAGTAGCGGCAGAAAAACTGTTACTGATTGCAAAAACTGCAAGATTTAAAGAGGCAAATGAAGAGATTAATGAATTTGTCCAAAAATGGGAAGATATTTAA
- a CDS encoding DNA topoisomerase IV, whose protein sequence is MKILLLNDNPVVTKLVTLSAQKTSDELDVVGSLDEIEPSKDYDLLVVDDTKYTEELLEEINAKTTFSKSLYIVSRDAQSVNGFTTTLKKPFLPTDLVELFAVLGKEIANADVEEIDDDLINDEGIALDPVNLDSDFELDEELDLDDELPDLDGELPDLEDELLIHEDDTLSGESVLDSEEAQKVKDLLDEAEDDFEIDDSLELDEDLEDLDELSTTEEDADELESSEDDFDLDDLVDGFGEEESELDEDSELDELDDNFSVEGELELPEEELLDEALESESALDDDLELPDELESLDEAPAAVEDEDSEEDFDLDALVNEVAESNEEESLEESSEELEDEDFDLDDLEGFDELEEEQPQEEEELSEEETLDELEDEMIDDLAELSGIEEDEEALEEEEPQEQEVAESDFDEELELPDELESLEEELTAQAEEAEESEEDFDLDALVNEVAESTEEEPVEESFEELEDTTLEGTEFDDLEDESFEEELDEESELGEELEESSESDEDISAQIENAVSQLTPEELESEIELDIDTLSSQDLKLALGEEIEEIIPEEEEVVEELQQESSEEADLGEELIEEMSSEEEVSEDENDGVEALKTLLKALTDKDVAASMKGMKISINITLGEGK, encoded by the coding sequence GTGAAAATCTTACTTTTAAATGATAATCCAGTTGTTACTAAATTAGTTACATTAAGTGCCCAAAAAACATCCGATGAACTTGATGTTGTAGGGAGCCTAGATGAGATTGAACCATCGAAAGATTATGATTTACTTGTTGTTGACGACACAAAATACACTGAAGAGCTTTTAGAAGAGATAAATGCTAAAACCACCTTTTCTAAATCACTTTATATAGTATCAAGAGATGCTCAAAGCGTAAATGGTTTTACTACTACACTGAAAAAGCCTTTTTTACCTACAGACTTAGTGGAGCTTTTTGCAGTACTTGGCAAAGAGATCGCAAATGCAGATGTTGAAGAGATAGATGATGATCTTATTAACGATGAAGGAATCGCACTTGATCCTGTAAATCTCGATAGTGATTTTGAATTGGATGAAGAACTAGACCTGGACGATGAACTTCCTGATCTTGACGGAGAACTCCCTGACCTTGAAGATGAACTTTTAATCCACGAAGATGATACTTTAAGCGGTGAGAGTGTTTTAGATTCTGAAGAGGCGCAAAAAGTAAAAGATTTATTGGATGAAGCGGAAGATGACTTTGAGATAGATGACTCTTTAGAGCTTGATGAAGATTTAGAAGATCTTGACGAATTGTCAACTACAGAGGAAGATGCAGATGAGCTAGAGAGTTCAGAAGATGACTTTGATCTTGATGATTTAGTAGATGGATTCGGGGAAGAGGAATCTGAGTTAGATGAAGATTCAGAACTAGATGAACTAGACGATAACTTTTCAGTAGAAGGGGAGCTGGAACTTCCTGAAGAAGAGCTCTTAGATGAAGCTTTAGAATCAGAGTCTGCACTGGATGATGACCTTGAACTTCCGGATGAGCTTGAAAGTTTAGATGAAGCACCTGCTGCAGTAGAAGATGAAGACTCAGAAGAGGATTTTGACCTTGATGCATTAGTGAATGAAGTGGCAGAATCTAATGAAGAAGAGTCTTTAGAAGAGAGTTCGGAAGAGTTAGAGGATGAAGATTTTGATCTTGATGACTTAGAAGGGTTTGATGAACTAGAAGAAGAACAACCTCAAGAGGAAGAAGAACTCAGCGAAGAGGAGACACTTGATGAGCTTGAGGATGAGATGATCGATGATTTAGCAGAGTTATCGGGCATTGAAGAGGATGAAGAAGCTCTTGAAGAAGAGGAACCTCAAGAGCAAGAGGTTGCAGAATCTGATTTTGATGAAGAACTTGAACTTCCGGATGAACTTGAAAGCCTGGAAGAGGAGCTTACTGCTCAAGCTGAAGAAGCTGAAGAGTCGGAAGAGGATTTTGACCTTGATGCATTAGTGAATGAAGTGGCAGAGTCTACTGAAGAAGAGCCTGTAGAAGAAAGTTTTGAAGAGTTAGAAGATACTACACTAGAGGGCACTGAATTTGATGATCTTGAAGATGAGTCTTTTGAAGAAGAACTAGATGAGGAATCTGAATTAGGCGAAGAGCTAGAAGAGAGTTCAGAGAGTGATGAAGATATCTCGGCACAAATTGAAAATGCGGTAAGCCAGTTAACTCCTGAAGAACTAGAGAGTGAAATAGAACTAGATATTGACACTTTATCAAGTCAGGATCTAAAACTTGCACTTGGTGAAGAGATCGAAGAGATTATCCCTGAAGAAGAGGAAGTTGTAGAGGAACTACAGCAAGAGAGTTCAGAGGAAGCGGATCTAGGTGAAGAGCTAATTGAAGAGATGAGTTCTGAAGAAGAAGTTTCTGAAGATGAGAACGACGGAGTTGAAGCACTTAAAACACTTCTAAAAGCTTTGACAGACAAAGATGTTGCTGCTTCTATGAAGGGGATGAAAATTAGTATAAATATAACATTAGGTGAGGGTAAATGA
- the fliR gene encoding flagellar biosynthetic protein FliR: MQWAVIFNDHNVVGFLLLFFRFAALFLAVPIFSHQNIPITIKAAIAFFFTIVFYSSMPPLQISIDIPTIVLAILSEFIFGLAIGVVLQLAYHVITFAGGQISYMMGFSLASAIDPQTGVSMPIISQFLSLIALMVLFTLNLHHWVLLFVDASLQSVPLGGFLMSEDFFNYTLHATSNMFLVGFMIAFPIIALSWLADVIFGMLMKTMPQFNLLVIGFPIKIMVAFVVLIATITATMLIVKGQMQEAFNTLEMFF, from the coding sequence ATGCAGTGGGCAGTAATATTTAACGATCATAACGTAGTTGGATTTTTACTCCTGTTTTTCCGTTTTGCAGCACTGTTTTTAGCTGTACCTATCTTTTCCCATCAAAATATTCCCATCACTATCAAAGCCGCAATCGCTTTTTTCTTTACGATAGTATTTTATTCCTCTATGCCGCCGTTGCAAATCTCTATTGATATTCCTACCATAGTATTAGCGATACTGAGTGAGTTTATCTTTGGATTAGCGATAGGGGTTGTGTTACAACTTGCATATCATGTTATCACCTTTGCGGGTGGGCAGATATCCTATATGATGGGTTTTTCACTTGCGAGTGCAATCGATCCGCAAACGGGTGTTTCTATGCCTATCATCTCACAGTTTCTGTCCCTGATCGCTTTAATGGTACTTTTTACTTTAAATCTGCATCATTGGGTACTTCTGTTTGTAGATGCTTCGCTGCAAAGTGTCCCTTTAGGCGGCTTTTTAATGAGTGAAGACTTTTTTAACTATACACTCCATGCCACTTCAAATATGTTTTTAGTAGGCTTTATGATAGCTTTTCCGATCATCGCTTTATCATGGTTGGCAGATGTGATTTTTGGGATGCTTATGAAAACGATGCCGCAGTTCAACTTACTTGTTATCGGTTTCCCGATAAAGATCATGGTTGCATTTGTTGTTCTTATAGCAACGATCACTGCAACAATGTTGATCGTTAAAGGGCAGATGCAAGAGGCTTTTAATACCTTAGAGATGTTTTTTTAG
- a CDS encoding ABC transporter ATP-binding protein, with protein sequence MEILEANNLSHSFDYKLFDDVTFSLNKKERIAIIGLSGSGKSTLLHIISSLLKPQSGSVKLFGEDIYNLSKSKLAEIKRDKIGLVFQSHYLFRGFSAYENLEVAEILSQQPIDEELLKRLDIEHCIKQKVTELSGGQQQRVSIARVLTKKPQIIFADEPTGNLDNKTAHEVMELFFEYCEANDAGMVLVTHDTGLAQLCDKVYRLEDKELKREK encoded by the coding sequence ATGGAAATTTTAGAAGCAAACAACCTTTCTCACTCATTTGATTATAAACTTTTTGATGATGTAACATTCTCTTTAAATAAAAAAGAGCGTATAGCTATCATCGGTTTAAGCGGAAGTGGAAAGTCGACACTTTTACATATCATCTCATCATTATTAAAACCTCAAAGTGGCAGCGTGAAACTTTTTGGAGAAGATATTTACAATCTCTCTAAAAGTAAGCTGGCAGAGATCAAAAGAGATAAAATTGGACTTGTATTTCAGTCTCATTATCTTTTCCGCGGTTTTTCAGCGTATGAAAATTTAGAGGTTGCAGAGATATTATCCCAGCAGCCCATAGATGAAGAGTTGTTAAAAAGACTCGATATTGAGCATTGTATAAAACAAAAAGTTACAGAGCTTTCCGGCGGTCAGCAACAACGTGTTTCGATCGCAAGGGTACTAACAAAAAAACCACAAATTATTTTCGCAGATGAACCGACTGGGAATCTGGATAATAAAACTGCCCATGAGGTGATGGAGTTGTTTTTTGAATATTGTGAAGCAAACGATGCCGGTATGGTTTTAGTTACGCACGATACGGGGCTTGCACAGTTGTGCGATAAAGTATACCGGTTAGAAGACAAAGAGCTAAAAAGAGAAAAATAG
- a CDS encoding NAD(P)/FAD-dependent oxidoreductase produces MQKDQKNKIVIIGGGYAGLNALKKLAKDQDNEIVLIDKKAYHFMQTDVYDLIANEHDFAQVSVDLFTYCMGFDQNVTFLKEEIKSVDFKNKKVISDRKRINYDYLIIAVGARTKFFSNIVGLREYAYGVKSLHRAMYFKQKFEMSLFQKIDQEGTYCKPLNIVIAGGGLSGVEISAQMASFAQEFYKNNHFLCRKLNIILVNSSEHVLKGLDEKLAKFSEEHLNKLDVTIKKNAKVQSLTPTTVSLTNGEEIEMDFMIFAGGIEPNGLIFNLKLSKNQQGYLETNEYLQSIDYEDVFVVGDCTTIYDKNQNRLPPTADIAEQMGRCAAKNIMRKVTEKKLVKHKVRQRGILIALGRRYACGKVFGFYLHGFPAYVMKKMIEKFYLFKLDKHSKKGCQKIFCTPQD; encoded by the coding sequence ATGCAAAAAGATCAAAAAAATAAAATCGTGATCATCGGTGGCGGTTATGCCGGACTCAATGCATTAAAAAAACTCGCCAAAGACCAAGATAACGAGATCGTACTTATTGATAAAAAAGCGTACCATTTTATGCAGACGGATGTGTATGATCTAATCGCGAATGAACATGATTTTGCCCAAGTGAGTGTAGATCTTTTTACTTACTGTATGGGATTTGATCAAAATGTCACTTTTTTAAAAGAAGAGATAAAGAGTGTTGACTTTAAAAATAAAAAAGTTATATCTGATCGAAAAAGAATTAACTATGACTATCTGATAATTGCAGTAGGGGCTAGAACAAAATTCTTTTCAAATATCGTTGGTTTAAGAGAGTATGCATACGGTGTTAAATCCCTCCACAGAGCTATGTACTTTAAGCAAAAGTTTGAGATGAGTCTTTTTCAAAAGATCGATCAAGAGGGAACTTACTGTAAACCTCTAAATATTGTAATTGCAGGTGGAGGTTTAAGCGGTGTGGAGATCTCTGCACAAATGGCATCATTTGCACAAGAATTTTATAAAAACAACCACTTTCTATGTAGAAAGCTCAATATTATACTGGTTAATTCATCGGAACATGTATTAAAAGGTTTAGATGAAAAACTTGCAAAATTTTCTGAAGAACATCTCAACAAACTTGATGTTACAATTAAGAAAAATGCTAAAGTGCAAAGTTTGACACCAACAACAGTATCGCTGACTAACGGTGAAGAGATCGAGATGGATTTTATGATATTTGCAGGTGGTATTGAGCCAAACGGGCTTATTTTTAATCTGAAATTATCGAAAAATCAACAAGGCTATTTGGAGACTAATGAGTATCTTCAAAGTATCGATTATGAAGATGTATTTGTTGTTGGAGACTGCACAACAATATATGATAAAAATCAAAACCGTTTACCCCCTACGGCAGATATAGCAGAACAGATGGGTAGATGTGCAGCAAAAAATATTATGAGAAAAGTAACTGAGAAGAAGTTAGTAAAACATAAAGTGAGACAAAGAGGAATACTTATCGCTTTAGGAAGACGCTACGCTTGTGGAAAGGTTTTTGGTTTTTATTTGCACGGTTTCCCTGCATATGTAATGAAAAAGATGATCGAAAAATTTTATCTATTCAAACTCGATAAACACTCAAAAAAAGGTTGCCAAAAGATATTTTGTACTCCACAAGATTAA